In Desulfobacterales bacterium, a genomic segment contains:
- a CDS encoding endonuclease Q family protein, whose product MKFIADFHVHSRFSRATSQKLDLENLYIAAQLKGITVVGTGDFTHPQWFLEISEKLVPAEDGLYRLKKNIAAVCDKAVPISCRSKVRFVLTTEISNIYKKGDKTRKNHNLVVVPDIETAARFSERLGAIGNIHSDGRPILGLDAKKLLEILIETSEESFLIPAHIWTPWFSVMGSKSGFDSIEECFEELSEYIFAVETGLSSDPAMNWRVSCLDKYTLISNSDAHSPMNLGREANIFNTDLSYRQIFLAIKNRNPEKFLGTYEFYPEEGKYHFDGHRNCRVRFSPKESIQNKGICPQCEKPLTLGVLYRVEELADRPLNGMPEKHPPFYSAIPLTDILAEILQVGPKSKTVQNHYRILLDKFGSEYNILHGISTETIERSGATRLAEAISRMRRGELSIYSGYDGEFGKIQIFNPGEREK is encoded by the coding sequence ATGAAATTTATCGCAGATTTTCATGTTCATTCACGATTTTCCAGAGCAACCTCTCAAAAACTTGACCTTGAAAATTTATATATTGCCGCACAATTGAAAGGTATTACCGTTGTCGGGACCGGCGATTTTACCCATCCCCAATGGTTTTTGGAAATAAGTGAAAAACTTGTCCCGGCTGAAGACGGGCTCTATCGCTTAAAAAAAAATATCGCTGCCGTTTGCGATAAAGCGGTCCCCATATCCTGCCGGTCAAAGGTACGTTTTGTTTTAACAACTGAAATCAGCAATATTTATAAAAAAGGGGATAAAACGCGCAAGAATCATAATTTGGTTGTTGTACCCGATATAGAGACGGCGGCCCGGTTCAGCGAACGGCTGGGTGCTATCGGTAATATTCATTCAGACGGCAGACCCATACTGGGTTTGGATGCCAAAAAACTGTTGGAAATATTGATTGAAACGTCAGAAGAATCCTTTTTGATTCCTGCGCATATATGGACGCCCTGGTTTTCGGTAATGGGTTCAAAATCCGGTTTTGACTCCATTGAGGAATGTTTTGAAGAACTCAGCGAATACATTTTTGCAGTTGAAACCGGGCTTTCTTCAGACCCGGCCATGAACTGGCGGGTGTCTTGTCTGGATAAATACACATTAATATCAAACTCGGATGCGCATTCACCGATGAATCTGGGCCGAGAAGCCAATATTTTCAACACCGATCTTTCCTATCGGCAAATATTTTTGGCCATCAAAAACAGAAACCCAGAAAAATTTTTAGGAACGTATGAGTTTTATCCGGAAGAAGGCAAGTATCATTTTGACGGGCATCGAAATTGCAGAGTTCGTTTCTCTCCAAAAGAATCCATCCAAAACAAAGGAATATGTCCTCAATGTGAAAAACCGTTGACGCTTGGGGTGTTATATCGGGTTGAAGAATTGGCGGACAGGCCGCTAAATGGTATGCCTGAAAAACATCCGCCCTTTTACAGCGCTATTCCCTTAACGGATATTTTAGCGGAAATTTTACAGGTAGGTCCCAAAAGCAAGACCGTTCAAAACCATTACCGCATCCTTCTCGACAAATTCGGTTCCGAATATAACATTTTACACGGCATATCGACGGAAACCATAGAGCGGTCCGGCGCGACCCGCCTGGCAGAAGCCATCTCCCGGATGCGGCGCGGAGAATTGTCTATATATTCTGGGTATGACGGAGAATTCGGCAAAATTCAAATTTTTAATCCCGGCGAGAGGGAAAAATAA
- a CDS encoding ATP-dependent helicase, producing METKELNPEQLQAIQVNKRAVLIVAGPGTGKTLTLTHRIVHLMKTQKVLPENILAVTFTNKAAQEMHERIAVLNSAASKMPLITTFHGLCYKILSELNGPCVDGSATASSHTIIDESGQVFYFNADVDLFKGQGGKVSANPARGLEYIRLAKQVLMEPDDIGGVDAPGFDTGLGVDALSGLYGLYQQLLSHQRLYDFEDLILKAVKRLESDPVARKIYQDRFLFIFVDEFQDINLGQHRLLQLLSHPATQLCVIGDPDQSIYGFRGSDVKYFHGFISDFADTEVIKLTRNYRSTRTIVDAAQQIIVRHPAGTKRDSDRFAPLLTDESCRRNYSTKEGFKTIVTIATATERAEAVAVGKIIETMIGGTGFHFIDFNTPKTETTERDRSFSDFAVLYRTGSQGKIFSDVFSAAGIPHQLVHRGSAYADKKVCETLSLLRILAKAGSLLDMERLKNIISPRLTPGILNTFSKWSFENKTNLHESLNNVRRFPISGMSKKDQKQLNRFLDRLDQLRQETENMTVRETIRHIFEQNRPDPDAQKKEQSILALRRLMVLSENYGRRLMDFITALALQTDTDTYLPQSERVALMTMHAAKGLEFPVVFICGCENGYIPLRRAGKAQTDIAEERRLFYVAMTRAKERLFFTHARKRRIYGKNEIRTVSPFVEQIDSALKEAQASFDQKKKAQRQLELF from the coding sequence ATGGAAACAAAGGAATTAAACCCGGAACAGCTACAGGCGATTCAGGTTAATAAAAGGGCCGTATTAATCGTTGCAGGACCGGGCACCGGCAAAACCCTCACCCTTACGCACCGCATCGTTCATCTGATGAAAACCCAAAAAGTTTTACCTGAAAACATTCTGGCGGTCACATTCACCAACAAGGCGGCCCAGGAAATGCACGAGAGAATAGCGGTATTGAATAGCGCCGCTTCTAAGATGCCCCTGATAACGACGTTTCATGGGCTCTGTTATAAAATTTTAAGCGAGCTGAACGGACCCTGTGTAGACGGCTCGGCCACCGCCTCCTCCCATACCATCATCGATGAATCCGGGCAGGTGTTTTATTTCAACGCAGACGTCGACCTCTTTAAGGGTCAGGGGGGAAAGGTTTCCGCGAATCCCGCAAGGGGATTGGAATATATACGGCTTGCCAAACAGGTATTAATGGAGCCGGACGACATTGGGGGCGTGGACGCGCCTGGTTTCGACACCGGCCTTGGGGTTGACGCGTTGTCCGGGCTTTACGGTCTATACCAGCAGTTGTTATCTCACCAGCGCCTCTATGACTTTGAAGATCTGATTCTTAAAGCCGTTAAAAGATTGGAATCCGATCCGGTGGCCCGAAAAATATATCAGGATAGATTCCTATTTATCTTTGTTGACGAGTTTCAGGATATTAATCTGGGTCAGCACCGCCTGTTGCAACTCTTATCACATCCCGCCACCCAATTATGTGTTATCGGTGATCCGGACCAATCCATATATGGCTTCAGGGGATCCGATGTAAAATATTTTCATGGGTTTATTTCCGATTTTGCCGATACCGAGGTCATCAAACTGACGCGAAACTACCGCTCAACCCGGACAATCGTCGACGCAGCCCAACAGATCATCGTGCGCCACCCTGCCGGGACGAAGCGTGATTCGGATCGGTTTGCCCCTCTTTTGACGGATGAATCTTGCAGGCGAAATTATTCAACAAAAGAGGGATTTAAGACCATTGTGACAATAGCGACCGCAACCGAACGGGCCGAAGCAGTCGCCGTGGGCAAGATCATTGAAACCATGATCGGCGGCACCGGATTTCACTTTATCGATTTTAACACCCCAAAAACGGAAACGACTGAAAGGGACCGAAGCTTTTCCGATTTTGCAGTCTTGTATCGAACCGGGAGCCAGGGGAAAATATTTTCGGACGTTTTCAGCGCGGCAGGCATACCGCACCAGCTCGTCCATCGGGGCAGCGCATATGCCGATAAGAAGGTTTGCGAGACCCTCTCTTTATTGAGGATCTTGGCCAAAGCGGGTTCCTTGCTGGATATGGAACGGCTAAAAAACATCATATCTCCCAGGTTAACCCCGGGAATTTTGAATACGTTCAGCAAGTGGTCGTTTGAGAACAAAACGAACCTGCACGAATCCCTTAACAATGTACGCCGTTTTCCGATTTCCGGCATGAGCAAAAAAGACCAGAAGCAGTTGAATCGATTTTTAGATCGCCTCGATCAATTACGGCAGGAAACAGAGAACATGACCGTCCGGGAAACCATACGCCATATCTTCGAACAAAACCGTCCGGATCCGGATGCTCAAAAAAAAGAACAATCAATTTTGGCTTTACGCAGGCTCATGGTCCTTTCAGAAAACTACGGCCGGCGGCTTATGGACTTTATCACCGCCCTGGCGCTGCAAACCGATACCGACACGTATTTGCCTCAGTCGGAAAGGGTTGCCCTGATGACAATGCATGCCGCCAAAGGACTGGAGTTTCCGGTGGTTTTTATTTGCGGTTGTGAGAACGGATATATCCCCCTGCGCCGGGCCGGGAAAGCCCAAACGGATATCGCCGAAGAAAGAAGGCTTTTTTACGTGGCCATGACCCGGGCGAAAGAAAGGCTTTTTTTTACCCATGCCAGAAAGCGTCGGATTTATGGTAAAAATGAAATACGAACGGTATCGCCCTTTGTCGAACAGATCGATTCCGCCCTGAAAGAGGCACAGGCGTCCTTTGATCAAAAGAAAAAAGCCCAGCGCCAGCTGGAACTTTTCTGA
- a CDS encoding nitroreductase family protein produces the protein MDRTVYTRIDADLCVGCGACVRVCPSQTITMAADKAVVSGDQSLSCGHCAAVCPADAVKVTAMDENVSRFKTFPAEDRWLPHGAFDTAGLVRLMRSRRSCRNYLDRPIDRPVLEDLVKVGITAPSGTNSQKWTFAVLPTRSAVMDVSLRIAGFFRRMNQMAQRTWLRRLLKLAGKTDLDHYYREYYRSVKEALEEWEKTGRDPLFHGAPAAILVGSGPGASCPMEDALLATQNILLGAHSMGLGTCLIGFAVAELKNDPSIARFMNIPENEKIYSVIALGYPDETYMRTTGRKKVSPRFFEGAKA, from the coding sequence ATGGACCGAACCGTATATACACGAATTGACGCGGATCTCTGTGTCGGCTGTGGGGCGTGTGTGCGGGTGTGCCCCTCCCAGACGATTACCATGGCGGCGGATAAAGCGGTTGTCAGCGGCGACCAGTCGCTCTCCTGCGGTCACTGCGCGGCGGTTTGTCCCGCAGATGCCGTTAAAGTAACCGCTATGGATGAGAACGTATCCCGTTTTAAAACGTTTCCCGCTGAAGATCGCTGGCTGCCCCACGGAGCGTTTGATACCGCCGGTCTGGTGAGGCTGATGCGCTCGCGCCGCTCCTGCCGGAATTATCTCGACCGGCCGATAGACCGCCCCGTGCTGGAAGATCTGGTTAAAGTCGGCATCACCGCCCCGTCCGGGACCAACAGCCAGAAATGGACATTTGCCGTTTTACCGACCCGTTCCGCCGTTATGGATGTTAGTCTTCGCATCGCCGGATTTTTCCGGCGCATGAATCAAATGGCCCAAAGAACCTGGCTGCGCCGGCTGCTGAAGCTGGCGGGAAAAACCGACCTGGATCATTATTACCGGGAATATTACCGCTCGGTGAAAGAAGCGCTGGAAGAATGGGAAAAAACCGGCCGCGACCCTCTGTTTCACGGGGCGCCGGCGGCCATACTGGTGGGTTCCGGACCGGGCGCCTCCTGTCCCATGGAAGACGCCCTTCTGGCGACCCAGAATATACTGCTGGGCGCCCACAGCATGGGGCTGGGAACCTGCCTGATCGGATTTGCCGTTGCCGAACTGAAAAACGATCCCTCCATCGCTCGCTTTATGAATATACCTGAAAACGAAAAAATCTATTCCGTGATTGCCCTGGGATATCCCGATGAAACGTATATGCGGACGACCGGGCGAAAAAAGGTATCGCCCCGTTTTTTCGAAGGCGCTAAAGCATAA
- a CDS encoding rhomboid family intramembrane serine protease, whose product MFENLKEEEARTYAVVLSAAGIEFDFIRGSRGWNLRVDSEDYERACKAITSYLSENEGHHQKATAPPEAHQKTMAGVWAALLLLLVHIFITQTVGDRAFIVRYGASAQDIINGQYYRAVTALMLHLDSVHLTGNMVGIALFGTAVCAVTGWGVGGLIILMSGAAGNLLTAVFFQTDHLSIGASTAVFGAVGFLATAQFLKRYRAPGRRIRAWVPLGGGLALLGILGTAPHADLAAHLFGFGSGLVSGFFYGYFPKRPASTPYQIVCLLIASGVLTVCWWAGAGGR is encoded by the coding sequence ATGTTTGAAAATCTAAAGGAAGAAGAGGCCCGGACGTATGCCGTGGTGTTGTCCGCCGCCGGAATTGAATTTGATTTTATCAGGGGGTCCAGGGGCTGGAACCTTCGGGTCGATTCCGAAGATTACGAGCGCGCCTGCAAGGCGATCACATCGTATCTGTCGGAAAATGAGGGTCATCACCAGAAAGCGACAGCCCCCCCGGAGGCACATCAAAAAACAATGGCCGGCGTGTGGGCCGCGCTGCTGCTGCTGCTGGTTCATATCTTTATAACACAGACGGTCGGTGACCGGGCGTTTATCGTCCGGTACGGCGCCTCTGCCCAAGACATTATAAACGGCCAGTATTACCGGGCCGTGACGGCCCTGATGCTGCACCTCGACAGCGTTCATTTAACAGGAAACATGGTGGGCATCGCCCTGTTTGGAACGGCCGTTTGCGCTGTGACCGGGTGGGGCGTGGGGGGGCTGATAATCCTCATGAGCGGCGCTGCGGGCAATTTATTGACAGCGGTATTTTTTCAAACAGACCATCTGTCCATCGGGGCTTCCACGGCCGTATTTGGCGCCGTGGGATTTCTGGCGACAGCGCAGTTTCTGAAACGGTACCGTGCGCCGGGGCGTCGAATCAGGGCCTGGGTTCCGCTGGGCGGCGGTCTTGCTCTTTTGGGTATATTGGGGACGGCGCCGCATGCGGATCTGGCGGCGCACCTGTTTGGTTTTGGAAGCGGGTTGGTGTCAGGTTTTTTTTATGGCTATTTTCCTAAGCGGCCGGCGTCAACGCCTTATCAAATCGTCTGCTTGTTGATTGCTTCCGGAGTGCTGACGGTCTGCTGGTGGGCGGGTGCCGGCGGACGCTGA
- a CDS encoding OsmC family protein — MTRKKDRPETVTAKDMSGYKKKILPVNKGSLTLERDLYFIGTTQRGYEVEYDPKYEEGCSPTETLLLSVAGCLAIDVVTILRKMRCTVASFRVDVEGIRKLTPPQYYTDITLMIHVCGKDITPQKIERSIALSRDTYCSVYHSLRKDLKIDIRYEIE, encoded by the coding sequence ATGACCCGGAAAAAAGATCGACCCGAGACTGTTACGGCAAAAGACATGAGCGGATACAAGAAAAAAATTCTGCCGGTCAACAAAGGATCCCTCACCCTTGAAAGGGATCTCTATTTTATCGGTACGACCCAGCGGGGCTATGAGGTGGAATATGATCCCAAGTATGAAGAGGGCTGTTCGCCCACGGAAACGCTTCTGCTGAGCGTTGCGGGCTGCCTGGCCATCGACGTGGTGACCATATTACGAAAAATGCGCTGTACCGTGGCCTCTTTTCGCGTTGATGTTGAAGGGATTCGAAAATTAACGCCGCCCCAATATTATACCGACATCACACTCATGATCCACGTCTGCGGAAAAGACATCACACCCCAAAAAATAGAGCGCTCCATCGCGCTGTCCCGTGATACCTACTGTTCGGTATATCATTCCCTGCGAAAAGATCTAAAAATCGATATTCGCTATGAAATAGAATAA
- a CDS encoding tetratricopeptide repeat protein has product MNVKNNNGWMVCVGILLFLFGCADFTIKRGQASADLIGLVQKVQPAVVTVVTYDINGVAADLGSAFFMDAKGHLITNYHVLKGAYSAEVKTRDGRKYSIESVVAENEEADIIKVKVSIGEKEFHWVKLTEQEPVIGERILVVGSPLGLEQTVSEGIESAVRDLPLVGKVFQLSAPISPGSSGGPVVNMKGKVVGVVSFQAMMGQNLNFAVASQGVLNLKNTDKAQSLSEWTYDTGRKTPRLAEELCKKGFNFSIRGEFKEALNYYKEAAEKSPGDALAWYGLGSCYVGLDNPEAAIAAFLQAVRVDPQNPTPYYNLGRFYSSLERYDEAISFYKKAVEVDPDHAMSYFDLGIIYSKQEAFGAGEQAFKEVLRIEPWHALSYYFIGLGYSERGRYDAAVQAYQQALKIDPESLPTLYRLGIAFGKLGNVADEIASYTAAIRIDPDYAPPHFNMGIIYLKNGDKAAALGEYKILKGLNAEMADMLFGNIYRSP; this is encoded by the coding sequence ATGAATGTAAAAAACAATAACGGCTGGATGGTCTGCGTCGGTATACTTTTATTTCTGTTCGGTTGTGCGGATTTTACCATAAAGCGCGGACAGGCGTCAGCGGATCTGATCGGGCTGGTTCAAAAAGTTCAGCCCGCGGTCGTCACTGTCGTTACCTACGATATAAACGGCGTCGCAGCAGACCTGGGCAGTGCTTTCTTTATGGATGCAAAGGGCCACCTGATTACCAACTATCATGTGCTCAAAGGCGCCTACAGTGCCGAAGTAAAGACCCGTGACGGCAGAAAATATTCCATCGAATCGGTTGTTGCCGAAAACGAAGAGGCGGATATTATCAAGGTCAAAGTCTCAATCGGCGAAAAAGAATTTCACTGGGTAAAGCTCACGGAACAGGAACCGGTTATCGGAGAACGGATCCTGGTTGTGGGCAGCCCGTTGGGCCTTGAGCAGACCGTCAGTGAAGGGATTGAGTCGGCGGTTCGGGATCTGCCGCTCGTGGGAAAGGTATTTCAGCTGTCAGCTCCGATTTCACCGGGTTCGAGCGGCGGACCGGTTGTGAACATGAAGGGCAAGGTGGTCGGGGTGGTTTCATTTCAAGCAATGATGGGGCAAAATTTAAATTTTGCAGTGGCCAGCCAGGGGGTCCTTAATTTAAAGAATACGGACAAGGCCCAGTCCCTATCGGAATGGACCTATGACACCGGCCGCAAGACCCCACGGCTTGCCGAGGAACTGTGTAAAAAGGGCTTTAACTTTTCTATCCGGGGGGAGTTCAAAGAAGCGCTCAATTATTATAAGGAAGCCGCTGAAAAAAGCCCGGGAGATGCCCTGGCCTGGTATGGCCTCGGAAGCTGTTATGTGGGGCTGGACAACCCCGAAGCGGCCATCGCAGCTTTCCTGCAGGCGGTTCGGGTAGACCCGCAGAACCCAACCCCCTACTATAACCTGGGCCGCTTCTACAGCTCGCTGGAACGTTACGACGAGGCCATTTCGTTTTATAAAAAAGCCGTTGAAGTGGATCCGGATCACGCCATGTCGTACTTTGATTTGGGAATCATATACAGCAAACAGGAAGCGTTTGGTGCGGGCGAACAGGCGTTTAAAGAGGTTCTGCGGATAGAACCGTGGCATGCGCTTTCATACTATTTTATCGGGCTGGGCTACAGCGAACGCGGCCGCTATGACGCCGCCGTACAGGCCTATCAACAGGCCCTTAAGATCGATCCGGAGTCGCTGCCGACGCTGTATCGGCTCGGCATTGCGTTTGGGAAACTCGGTAATGTTGCCGATGAAATTGCCTCCTATACGGCGGCCATACGGATTGATCCGGATTATGCGCCGCCCCATTTTAACATGGGGATTATCTATTTAAAAAATGGCGATAAGGCCGCCGCGCTCGGGGAATATAAGATTTTAAAGGGCCTGAATGCGGAGATGGCGGATATGCTGTTTGGTAATATTTACCGGAGTCCATGA
- a CDS encoding ABC transporter ATP-binding protein — protein MIVRSETAETPADVPLIEVSGLIKQFGNIAAVDDIRFSVQRGEILGLLGPNGAGKTTTIQLLLGVTTPTSGQILIFGLDLNRDRRRILQRVNFSSTYTNLPTNLTVWENPNVFAKCYGLRKPERKIKELLELFSIQNTLRTRTGQLSTGQMTRLNLAKALINDPEIIFLDEPTAGLDLYGINSSKQREYKMTAQQGDRTPPMTLRQAVMAFSQSEKIKAGLIWVSQAVNQSVTLPDLEKKGAAGVIRSTLAMIYHELHLAGKLGGGDSWREIEKHLDMALVMIDSQVLPEATFHLTRALSRVTTIGQRAMTVLKQQGLI, from the coding sequence ATGATCGTGCGCAGCGAAACAGCGGAAACCCCCGCCGACGTCCCCCTGATTGAGGTCAGCGGCCTGATCAAGCAATTCGGCAATATAGCGGCCGTTGACGATATCCGGTTTTCCGTTCAAAGGGGAGAAATACTGGGGTTGCTCGGACCGAACGGGGCTGGAAAAACAACCACCATTCAACTCCTGCTGGGGGTAACCACGCCCACATCCGGGCAGATTCTCATTTTTGGCCTGGATCTGAACCGGGATCGCAGGCGCATCCTGCAGCGGGTAAATTTTTCTTCAACCTATACAAATCTGCCCACCAATCTGACGGTATGGGAAAATCCGAATGTCTTTGCAAAGTGCTACGGTCTCAGAAAACCGGAGCGCAAGATCAAGGAGCTGCTGGAGCTTTTCAGCATCCAGAACACGCTCCGTACGCGGACCGGACAACTGTCCACCGGCCAGATGACAAGGCTGAACCTTGCCAAAGCCCTTATCAACGATCCTGAAATTATCTTTCTGGACGAGCCCACGGCCGGTCTGGACCTATATGGAATAAATTCATCGAAACAAAGGGAGTATAAAATGACAGCACAGCAGGGTGACAGAACACCGCCCATGACGCTCCGGCAAGCCGTCATGGCGTTTTCTCAAAGCGAAAAAATAAAAGCCGGTCTGATCTGGGTTTCCCAGGCCGTCAACCAAAGCGTCACCCTGCCGGATCTTGAAAAAAAAGGAGCGGCCGGCGTGATCCGGTCGACGCTGGCGATGATCTATCACGAGCTGCACCTTGCCGGGAAATTGGGCGGCGGGGATTCCTGGCGCGAAATTGAAAAGCATTTGGATATGGCCCTGGTGATGATTGATTCACAGGTCCTGCCGGAAGCGACTTTTCATCTGACACGGGCGCTCAGCCGGGTGACCACCATCGGCCAGCGCGCCATGACGGTGTTAAAACAGCAGGGACTGATCTGA
- a CDS encoding ribonuclease H-like domain-containing protein: protein MLKNTFHHLPGIGALTERQIWSAGILAWDDFKEPNPLKWSSARTAACRVGLQTSQKYLLDNHPGYFTGHLPSSQHWRIFPEFRNTTAYLDIETTGMDPYDQSITTIALYDGRSVFYYIAGQNLERFKSDITRYGLIVTYNGKCFDIPFVEKDLNIRLPQAHIDLRYVLAGLGITGGLKRCEAKLGLARGDLAGVDGFFAVLLWNEYRQYKNTKALQTLLAYNIQDAVNLETLMVMAYNLKIKETPFASSHRMDLTPIPTVPFNPDPPTIAQIKQRYTFGNHFQGYNPTRG, encoded by the coding sequence ATGCTGAAAAACACGTTTCATCATCTGCCGGGAATCGGCGCACTCACCGAGCGGCAAATCTGGTCGGCCGGCATTCTTGCCTGGGATGATTTTAAGGAACCCAACCCCTTAAAATGGTCTTCGGCCCGAACGGCGGCCTGTAGGGTCGGGCTGCAAACATCGCAAAAATATCTTCTAGACAACCATCCGGGTTACTTTACCGGTCATTTGCCTTCAAGCCAGCACTGGCGTATTTTTCCCGAGTTCAGAAACACGACGGCGTATCTGGATATCGAAACCACCGGCATGGACCCCTATGATCAGTCCATCACGACCATCGCCCTCTACGATGGACGATCGGTGTTTTATTACATCGCGGGACAAAACCTGGAGAGGTTTAAATCCGATATTACCCGTTACGGCCTGATCGTCACCTACAACGGGAAATGTTTCGATATTCCGTTTGTCGAAAAGGATCTGAATATACGGCTCCCCCAGGCCCATATTGATTTGCGCTATGTACTGGCCGGCCTTGGGATTACGGGGGGCCTCAAACGCTGTGAAGCCAAGCTGGGTCTTGCGCGGGGGGATCTGGCCGGGGTGGATGGTTTTTTTGCCGTCTTGCTGTGGAACGAGTATCGGCAATATAAAAATACAAAAGCCCTGCAAACGCTCCTGGCCTACAATATCCAGGATGCGGTCAACCTTGAGACCCTGATGGTGATGGCTTACAACCTGAAAATCAAGGAAACCCCGTTTGCCAGCAGCCACCGGATGGATTTGACGCCAATCCCTACCGTGCCGTTTAACCCCGACCCCCCAACCATCGCACAAATAAAACAGCGCTATACTTTCGGAAATCATTTTCAGGGCTATAATCCGACACGGGGCTGA
- a CDS encoding MFS transporter — protein sequence MRPWRRNLYIMFAVQLVSMSGFSLVFPFLPLYIKQLGISTGGSTEFWSGLVFSAQALTMMISAPIWGAVADRFGRKLMLARATFGGAVLLAAMGFAQSAEQLVLLRALQGLVTGTIPAANALVAASAPREHSGEALGLLQTGAWIGVAVGPLVGGVIGDAIGFRESFWITGALLAISGAAVLLWVQEDFHPVDKAKRPRFIAGYRWLLQTPVMIQLYAITFLQALGRMIIMPVAALFIMQLMGTTVGAATVTGIMMGAMAVTSSVSGALMGRMGDRIGHGRILLVSALAAIVFYLPQSFVTAPWQLVMLQALTGLANGGMIPAVAALMNLQDTSGSQGAIFGLNASITAAGRSLAPMLGASMAIWFGVRSVFLAAACIYAVAAIVAIYIYRAGLRQR from the coding sequence ATGCGGCCATGGCGCAGAAATCTTTATATCATGTTTGCAGTACAGCTGGTTTCCATGTCGGGGTTCAGTCTGGTGTTTCCGTTTCTGCCGCTTTATATAAAACAGCTGGGCATATCAACGGGAGGCTCGACGGAATTCTGGTCGGGTTTGGTCTTTTCCGCCCAGGCCCTCACCATGATGATTTCCGCACCCATCTGGGGCGCGGTGGCGGACCGTTTCGGCCGAAAGTTGATGCTGGCGCGGGCCACATTCGGCGGCGCGGTGTTGCTGGCGGCCATGGGGTTTGCCCAAAGCGCCGAGCAGCTGGTCCTGCTGCGGGCGTTGCAGGGGCTGGTAACCGGCACCATTCCGGCTGCCAATGCGCTGGTGGCGGCTTCAGCCCCCAGGGAACATTCCGGCGAAGCCCTTGGCCTGCTCCAGACCGGCGCCTGGATCGGCGTTGCCGTCGGCCCCCTGGTGGGGGGCGTTATCGGTGATGCCATTGGTTTCAGGGAAAGCTTCTGGATAACCGGCGCACTGCTGGCCATTTCCGGCGCCGCGGTGCTGTTATGGGTTCAGGAAGACTTTCATCCGGTGGATAAAGCTAAACGGCCGCGATTTATAGCCGGTTATCGCTGGCTGCTGCAGACGCCCGTCATGATCCAACTTTATGCCATTACCTTCCTGCAGGCCCTTGGGCGCATGATCATCATGCCGGTCGCGGCGCTGTTTATCATGCAGTTGATGGGAACAACGGTTGGGGCTGCCACCGTAACCGGAATCATGATGGGCGCCATGGCGGTGACCAGTTCTGTCAGCGGGGCTTTGATGGGACGGATGGGCGACCGTATCGGCCACGGCCGGATACTGCTGGTGTCGGCGCTGGCGGCCATCGTCTTTTACCTGCCCCAGTCTTTTGTCACCGCCCCGTGGCAGCTGGTGATGCTGCAGGCCCTGACGGGCCTGGCCAACGGCGGTATGATTCCGGCAGTGGCGGCCCTGATGAATTTACAGGATACGTCCGGCAGCCAGGGCGCTATTTTCGGTCTGAACGCCAGTATTACCGCAGCCGGCCGCAGCCTGGCGCCGATGCTGGGGGCCTCGATGGCCATTTGGTTCGGGGTGCGAAGTGTTTTTCTGGCCGCCGCCTGCATATACGCCGTCGCTGCGATAGTGGCCATTTACATTTATCGTGCCGGTTTGCGGCAGCGCTAG
- a CDS encoding zinc ribbon domain-containing protein: MPIFEYVCEKCDHCFEHLTFSSSDPGPFCPQCRGKKVQKLMSAGCVRPNGIPTGAGGFTQPACKPAGGG, translated from the coding sequence ATGCCCATTTTTGAATATGTTTGCGAAAAATGCGATCACTGCTTTGAACATCTCACGTTTTCCAGCAGCGACCCGGGGCCGTTTTGCCCCCAGTGCCGCGGTAAAAAAGTACAAAAACTTATGTCGGCGGGATGCGTCCGTCCCAATGGAATCCCCACCGGCGCCGGTGGGTTCACGCAGCCGGCCTGCAAACCCGCAGGCGGCGGTTGA